In Plasmodium reichenowi strain SY57 chromosome 5, whole genome shotgun sequence, the following proteins share a genomic window:
- a CDS encoding karyopherin beta — protein sequence MDKIVEVIEGLSSSESHIRNECENTLNYYKKNDLNNTVLSILKLLKTHKDSQVRLQCAILIRNIFRVYIKSTHVDVEEKEKNENSIGNAEEENYWVLLPDNLKNIVKSELISNIGTETDKMVRSNICNNIIDLSSKLLLHNQWPELLSVTFEFCNSNNVDVLISGYKILGGILSCIPDELEGKQEIISSICMKGLNSSNVQVRGECINLISCIVEDNSSSLVKSVHGCIPLILQSLSLMAKNSSSDIAVLEECEKVLQSIGKMIDYNAKFFTKHITSLCDILFSICMKDENELNYDFDNSLKSLSIEALVTIPERRPKMALSVPHFVDKIIHLSMLFMLDINNDCFNEWMNSIKEGKDDSQELYDIGEESLDRVGKAFSELEEAEFIHILFNKVSEFLMKNTWEHKYVGIMAIAQTIEYLPEDEIEEQLEHVIKMLLQILVDQDVRVRYAACQAIGQISLDHQPYVQKEFFSEILSALINTMNDVHLRVQSHATAAFVNYAEELDKMALLPYADIIIDILLQKLNSSNYLLVREQAVTAIAVIAGVIEEDFLKYYSTVVPMMKDIIQKAVSEEERTCRGKAIECISIIGLSVGKDIFIEDAKECMNALLQISSTKMDPDDTVKEYIQEAIGRICRALGNDFYPYLSSIVPTILSVLSVLPKPLTDDEEDLTITMVSNGQYVGLKTSLLEDQEKALDLLIIIIEVLKENYKDYIQATATAVLPMLNYELSDEIKQKALTAVSELIESARILSEKTDNDKSMLLAILTAAAEKVLKSLLETKLDDNYEYILDVMIIESHGLYMCLQKAGSNVLPENTLKLFFNQIFALLQYSTDRRVVYNQKKNNDDVDEDELLIIDREEELEQNYRTNLLDILGVLIKYHPTQFLNTCCELCIGFINNYMNSPNSEDVALALYVCDDLLEFLQEKSVNLWDFFMNPLLLNINHADDKVKQAACYGVIQATKIEAFGKYANIAVEYLLKLVHESTSNKKPKEYISAIDNAIAALGDVVLMHTSKFNNAEDLIKVWLNHLPIKEDDAEGRRVHKNLIDLVSQNHPLLFGKDNSNTSKIIEIFLTIYETDFSDTDCNKKISTLINSLDKSYLNNLASSTLSHKQAKKLNNILNPNRK from the coding sequence ATGGATAAAATTGTAGAAGTTATTGAAGGATTAAGCAGCTCTGAGAGTCATATAAGAAATGAATGTGAAAATACgttaaattattataaaaagaatgatttaaataatacagtattatctatattgaaattattaaaaacCCATAAAGATAGTCAAGTTCGATTACAATGTGCTATATTAATTAGGAATATATTTCGTGTGTATATAAAATCCACACATGTGGATGttgaagaaaaagaaaaaaatgagaaTTCGATTGGAAATGCAGAAGAAGAGAATTATTGGGTATTATTACCTGATaatttaaagaatattGTAAAATCTGAATTGATTAGTAATATAGGAACAGAAACAGATAAGATGGTTCGAAgtaatatatgtaataatattatagatttatcatcaaaattattattacataatcAATGGCCTGAGTTATTATCAGTAACATTTGAATTTTGTAATTCTAATAACGTTGATGTATTAATAAGTggatataaaatattagGTGGTATCTTAAGTTGTATTCCAGATGAATTAGAGGGAAAACAAGAAATAATATCTTCCATATGTATGAAAGGTTTAAATTCATCAAATGTACAAGTACGTGGAGAatgtattaatttaatatcaTGTATTGTTGAAGATAATAGTTCATCCTTAGTTAAGAGTGTACATGGTTGTATCCCATTAATATTACAATCATTAAGTTTGATGGCAAAGAATAGCAGTTCAGATATTGCAGTTCTAGAAGAATGTGAGAAAGTACTTCAATCTATTGGTAAAATGATAGATTATAATGCTAAATTTTTTACCAAGCATATAACAAGTTTGtgtgatatattatttagtATTTGTATGaaagatgaaaatgaaTTGAACTATGATTTTGATAATAGCTTGAAGTCACTAAGTATTGAAGCTTTAGTTACCATTCCAGAACGTCGACCAAAAATGGCTTTATCTGTACCTCATTTTGTAGATAAGATTATACATTTGTCTATGTTATTTATGCTTGACATTAATAATGATTGTTTTAATGAATGGATGAATTCTATAAAGGAAGGTAAAGACGATAGTCAGGAATTATACGACATTGGTGAAGAGTCCTTAGATCGTGTTGGTAAAGCATTTAGTGAGTTAGAAGAAGCTgaatttattcatattctttttaataaagtATCAGAatttttaatgaaaaatacTTGGGAACATAAATATGTAGGTATTATGGCTATTGCACAAACTATAGAATATTTACCAGAAGATGAAATTGAAGAACAATTAGAAcatgttataaaaatgttgtTACAAATATTAGTTGATCAAGATGTTAGAGTACGTTATGCAGCTTGTCAAGCCATTGGACAAATATCTTTAGATCATCAACCATATGTACAGaaagaatttttttcagAAATTTTATCTGCATTAATTAATACCATGAACGATGTACATTTAAGAGTTCAATCACATGCTACAGCAGCTTTTGTAAATTATGCGGAAGAATTAGATAAAATGGCTTTATTACCATATGCAGATATTATTAtagatattttattacaaaaattGAATTCTTCAAACTATTTATTAGTAAGAGAACAAGCTGTTACTGCTATAGCAGTTATTGCCGGTGTTATTGAAGAAgactttttaaaatattattctaCTGTTGTACCTATGATGAAAGATATTATTCAAAAGGCTGTTTCAGAAGAAGAAAGAACATGCAGAGGTAAAGCCATTGAATGTATATCAATTATTGGTTTATCGGTTGGTaaagatatttttattgaaGATGCTAAAGAATGTATGAATGCATTATTACAAATTAGCAGTACAAAAATGGATCCTGATGATACTgtaaaagaatatattcAAGAAGCTATTGGTCGTATATGTAGAGCATTAGGTAATGACTTTTATCCATATCTAAGTAGTATAGTGCCGACCATATTATCTGTACTTTCTGTTTTACCAAAACCATTAACagatgatgaagaagatTTAACTATAACTATGGTATCAAATGGACAATATGTAGGATTGAAAACATCCTTATTAGAAGATCAAGAAAAAGCTTTagatttattaattattattattgaagtattaaaagaaaattataaggATTATATTCAAGCAACAGCTACAGCTGTGTTGCCAATGTTAAATTATGAATTGTCAGATgaaataaaacaaaagGCATTAACAGCTGTTAGTGAATTAATTGAATCAGCAAGAATATTATCTGAAAAAActgataatgataaatcCATGTTACTAGCCATATTAACAGCAGCAGCAGAAAAAGTATTAAAAAGTTTATTAGAAACAAAATTAGATGAcaattatgaatatatattagatgTAATGATAATTGAATCCCATGgattatatatgtgtttaCAAAAAGCGGGATCGAATGTATTGCCAGAAAATacattaaaattattttttaatcaAATCTTTGCCCTATTACAATATTCAACAGATAGAAGGGTAGTATATAatcagaaaaaaaataatgatgatgtagatgaagatgaattattaataattgATAGAGAAGAGGAATTAGAACAGAATTATCGAACAAATTTATTAGATATCTTAGGAgtattaattaaatatcACCCAACACAATTCTTAAATACATGTTGTGAATTATGTATTGgatttattaataattatatgaattcTCCTAATTCAGAAGATGTAGCATTAGcattatatgtatgtgATGATTTGTTAGAATTCTTACAAGAGAAGAGTGTAAACCTATGGGACTTTTTCATGAAcccattattattaaatattaatcaTGCAGATGATAAAGTAAAACAAGCGGCATGTTATGGTGTTATACAAGCAACCAAAATTGAAGCATTTGGAAAGTATGCAAATATTGCAGtagaatatttattaaaattagTACATGAAAGTAcatcaaataaaaaaccAAAAGAATATATCTCAGCTATTGATAATGCTATAGCAGCATTAGGTGATGTTGTTCTTATGCATACAtcaaaatttaataatgCAGAAGATCTCATAAAAGTATGGTTAAATCATTTACCAATAAAAGAAGATGATGCAGAAGGTAGAAGAGTACATAAAAATCTTATAGATTTAGTTTCACAAAACCATCCTCTCTTGTTCGGAAAAGATAATTCTAATACATCAAAAATTATTGAAATATTCTTAACAATATATGAAACTGATTTTTCAGATACTGACtgtaacaaaaaaatttcaaCACTCATCAATTCTTTGGATAAatcatatttaaataatttagCTTCTTCAACTTTGTCACATAAGCAAGCCAAAAAATTGAACAACATTTTGAATCCAAacagaaaataa
- a CDS encoding hypothetical protein (conserved Plasmodium protein, unknown function) translates to MITRKRKVKLDNNNNNNNISSYINNDVNKKRNSHKNNEENPYSKRKKKINQDEHGNSTTCDVNYKKCYNDKNYFTDENISDDEHYSCDNDSDLSDPNDDDYVYGKRSDASSSYYKKRKKNKIKRKKKNNNNNNKTEINKKVKKEKESSNENSAKKKDEEKQPRKKKFQKKNTIVEKMHNFIYQKNEYFDLDLFKYLSTLTERDEEEMNKNFIYFVISEFLNVMRLCQRGRENRNQDEMEKQNIDDNIHIDDNIHIDEHIDCQNIKDKMINISENSEMKKEKESDISCTEVSNFNSKKIFNIKENIDLKCILNHDNTNWRNIFFLEDIQIHLNNKKIKVSPFSSERIVDNIKKSYLLKKKKKNNCHIKQKVKEQNHDFYNYLEKIKIYINGKKKNRQEEIREEMGGNNNFDIESNINMIEGNNILHPDMIVFLYFLLICNSLCNDIKENTSEEENKSITKNINEEETLNIENILDNLEQYLSKDLSSENIFLSLCCPINYMDFSDSINMVTYLTFFLNEKNVMDKNIYNKGSYPINLCYNNNIDSIFGEEVLYDDKKTLENNNNNNNNNNINSISGEEVLYDDKKTLENNNNNNNNNNNSISGEEVLYDDKNTLENNNYNRSIINKDVTNFRYENNDNIYNEKIENDIYNVINDMMMKCSEIFKGNILSISIYSYLNSDAYYNSDKPGRNFIVFYFLSKYLCKPILVDIIEHTYMCKKMEWIKFDSLNEGKGKEYIYLLLCLLGNKIKIFAISKYYFFVNIYMSLKNQRNKDSSNNIYSFIKNEKRKEKKKSEKKTQTKRQKFKKIFTYTSSEYINDFSYTICIKDQKRYLKIALCFNNFKIKIIDIILNIVNKEENKINSIIEKSKTINISLHYGDKEHYEKFLFFNKNQTNINKNMQSFEGNINKNDELVHKYSWNKEMKKKENFFPKSWSNHNKNDDVINYDDDAINCYNVDCINDRNNNLYISDKGKFHLETHNDIRSGVKNNIYNIYNIYNISNNIYLSNINKINIREELIYLQHGVLSLCSFYPCINSYLLCLCSKDGNIVIIDIRNSKELFYFKRKTETCSHLKWYRNSCISFGQDKGSIINLFQNKYILNIDKSFFNTVDNSCLNSVLIGEHMYLFLYDDNTILKGKTKENSSKNKYNEFFLWSTKCVDLEPSILLEISCMQTEDIYSVSMILLYEYLKGLQNVLNDGIKIVRSKKWDQQSTGKNRALTPKSISYASFDENYIIAYGTSCGLIHIFSQEKDENNNV, encoded by the exons atgataacaagaaaaagaaaagtaaaactagataataataataataataataatatatcatcttatataaataatgatgttaataagaaaagaaatagtcataaaaataatgaagagAATCCTTATTCAAAGAGGAAGAAGAAGATAAATCAAGATGAGCATGGAAATAGTACTACATGTGatgtaaattataaaaaatgttataatgataaaaattattttaccgatgaaaatatttctGATGATGAACACTACAGTTGTGATAATGATTCCGATTTATCTGATCctaatgatgatgattatGTTTATGGAAAAAGAAGTGATGCTTCTTCAAGttattataagaaaagaaaaaaaaataaaataaaacgaaaaaaaaaaaataataataataataataaaacagagataaataaaaaagtgaaaaaagaaaaagaaagtAGTAATGAAAATTCTGCTAAAAAGAAGGATGAGGAAAAACAAccaagaaaaaaaaaattccaaaaaaaaaatacaattGTAGAAAAAATgcataattttatttatcaaaaaaacgaatattttgatttaGACCTTTTCAAATATCTAAGCACATTAACAGAAAGGgatgaagaagaaatgaataaaaactttatctattttgttatatccgaatttttaaatgtaaTGAGATTATGCCAAAGGGGAAGAGAAAATAGAAACCAAGATGAAATGGAGAAGCAAAATATAGATgataatatacatatagatgataatatacatatcGATGAACATATAGATTGTCAAAACATAAAAGACAAAATGATTAATATTAGTGAAAATTcagaaatgaaaaaagaaaaagaatcTGATATATCTTGTACGGAAGTATCCAATTTCAACtctaaaaaaatatttaacataaaagaaaatatagatttaaaatgtatattaaatcatgataatacaaactggagaaatatatttttccttgAGGATATACAaattcatttaaataataaaaagattaAAGTCTCTCCTTTTTCAAGTGAAAGGATTGTCgataatattaagaaaagctatttattaaaaaaaaaaaaaaaaaataattgtcatataaaacaaaagGTAAAGGAGCAAAATCatgatttttataattatttagaaaaaataaaaatatatataaatgggaaaaaaaaaaataggCAAGAAGAAATAAGAGAAGAAATGGGgggaaataataattttgatatagaaagtaatataaatatgattgaaggaaataatattttacatcCTGATATGATagtatttttatattttttattaatttgtaATAGTTTATgtaatgatataaaagaaaatacaagtgaagaagaaaataaaagtataactaaaaatataaatgaagaagaaacATTAAAcatagaaaatatattggATAACCTAGAACAATATTTATCAAAAGATTTATCATcagaaaatatttttttaagtttGTGTTGTCcaataaattatatggACTTTAGTGACAGTATAAATATGGTAACATatttaactttttttttgaatgaaaaaaatgtgatggataaaaatatatataataaaggCAGCTACCCCATAAATCtatgttataataataatattgatagTATTTTTGGAGAGGAAGTTCTATATGATGATAAGAAAAcattagaaaataataataataataataataataataatattaatagtatTTCTGGAGAGGAAGTTCTATATGATGATAAGAAAAcattagaaaataataataataataataataataataataatagtattTCTGGAGAGGAAGTTctatatgatgataaaaacacattagaaaataataattataatagGAGTATTATAAACAAAGATGTTACAAATTTTAGGTAcgaaaataatgataatatatataatgaaaaaatagaaaacGATATTTATAATGTAATAAACGATATGATGATGAAATGTTCCGAGATTTTTAAAGGGAATATTTTAAGCATAAGTATATATAGTTATTTAAATAGTGATGCCTATTATAATTCTGATAAACCTGGACGAaattttattgttttttattttttatcaaaatatttGTGTAAACCGATATTGGTTGACATAATAGAACATACTTATATGTGTAAAAAAATGGAATGGATAAAATTTGATTCTTTAAATGAAggaaaaggaaaagaatatatatatttgttattatgtttattaggtaataaaataaaaatttttgCAATATcgaaatattatttttttgttaatatttatatgtcTTTGAAAAATCAGAGAAATAAAGATAGCtctaataatatatattcatttataaaaaacgagaaaagaaaggaaaaaaaaaaatcagaaaaaaaaacacaaacaaaaagacaaaaatttaaaaagatatttaCTTATACAAGTAGTGAATATATTAACGATTTTTCATATACCATTTGTATTAAGGATCAAAAAagatatttaaaaatagctctttgttttaataacttcaaaattaaaattatagatattatattaaatattgttaataaagaggaaaataaaattaacaGTATTATTGAAAAAAGTAAAACCATCAATATTTCTCTACACTATGGAGATAAAGAACATTATGagaaatttttattttttaataaaaatcaaacgaacataaataagaatatgCAATCTTTTGaaggaaatataaataaaaatgatgaacTCGTACATAAGTACTCATGGAATAAGgaaatgaagaaaaaagaaaatttcTTTCCAAAAAGTTGGAGCAATCacaataaaaatgatgatgttattaattatgatgatgatgcTATTAATTGTTATAATGTGGATTGTATAAATGATAGGAATAATAATCTTTATATTTCCGATAAAGGGAAATTTCATTTGGAAACACATAATGATATTAGATCAGgtgtaaaaaataatatatataatatatataatatatataatatatcaaataatatttacttatcaaacattaataaaataaatataagagAAGAATTAATATACCTACAACATGGTGTGTTATCCCTATGTTCATTTTATCCATGTATTAATTCCTATCTTTTATGCTTATGTTCAAAAGATGGGAACATTGTAATAATAGATATACGAAATAGTAAGGAGctgttttattttaaaagaaaaacagAAACATGTTCTCATTTAAAGTGGTACAGAAATAGTTGTATTAGTTTCGGCCAAGATAAAGGATCTATAATTAAtctttttcaaaataaatatattttaaatattgataaatccttttttaatactGTTGATAATAGTTGTTTAAATAGCGTTTTAATTGGAGAGCATATGTACTTATTTCTATATGATGATAACACTATATTAAAGggaaaaacaaaagaaaattcttcaaaaaataaatataatgaattttttttatggaGTACAAAATGTGTAGATCTTGAGCCAagtatattattagaaaTTAGTTGTATGCAGACAGAAGATATCTATTCAGTTTCcatgatattattatatgaatatttgAAAGGATTACAAAATGTGTTGAATGATGGTATAAAAATTGTAAGATCAAAAAAGTGGGACCAACAATCCACAGGAAAAAATAGAGCACTAACACCAAAAAG cATATCATATGCTTCGTTTgatgaaaattatataatagCTTATGGAACATCATGCGGATTAATACATATCTTTTCTCaagaaaaagatgaaaataataatgtgtAA
- a CDS encoding putative membrane protein (conserved Plasmodium membrane protein, unknown function) → MKFCHFVNKFVASVGGVILVLYEFSQFYENYIPKYNDHVYIMDNSYIPFSTFFILSLSYMFLNIFSPSKNSISNSFKGLLGCFLITCSMFYFMNQVIICSEYAKAESTKLRFSVYFCVFLFLYMFSLCIESYKNFSFTTSKYERKEPGTMKVEV, encoded by the exons ATGAAATTTTGTCattttgtaaataaatTTGTAGCCTCGGTAGGAGGGGTCATATTAGTTTTATACGAATTTTCTCAGttttatgaaaattatataccTAAATATAATGATCACGTGTATATTATGGATAATTCTTATATACCATTTTCCACGTTTTTCATATTAAGTTTATCTTATATGTTTCTGAATATATTTAGCCCTTCAAAAAATAGTATATCAAATAGTTTCAAGg GATTGTTAGGTTGTTTCCTGATAACATGCTCGATGTTTTATTTCATGAACCAGGTCATTATTTGTTCAG AATATGCCAAGGCGGAGTCAACAAAGTTACGCTTTTCCGTATACTTTTGTGTGTTCCTGTTTCTTTATATGTTTTCTTTATGTATTgaatcatataaaaatttctCTTTTACCACTTCAAAATATGAAAGAAAAGAACCTGGCACGATGAAAGTAGAGGTTTAA
- a CDS encoding hypothetical protein (conserved Plasmodium protein, unknown function): MHEELPHIVVLSYNETNVENFIGYLKNKFEVLEDYVNSDKYKIRYNDKRRYEKNEEDEGNYIFQNISKIKIVNKYYSADVIISSCIYNKILNVEKEIHIDNIPYESIIFLFDDFNRKEKNIINNNPFRNYNNEDCIEYIKDEKNGNRIRNANFDFSNLYKDIGIKIAIFPLSFQEEKNTDILYFFSEYFIEALYINYNLTNIEHEIPDEQEDNIHENKNENKNKNKNIIKNKFEEFYEDDERLVEALHCNMWKGLQMKKENLIMHEHLENNLQNQDKKEEDKTKNNDQSEDENKTTQNREVYQNILKADQTELKNPKDKNNIEHKKEEQKKSHVQKEEQKNCQVQKEEQKNCQVQKEEQKKSQIQKEDLFMQNFNKIVEKIKQVKIENTNCNNDNVRRKKAEELILELQQYFCDMDE, translated from the coding sequence atgcATGAAGAACTTCCGCATATCGTCGTTTTATCCTATAATGAAACGAATGTAGAAAATTTTATAGgatatttaaaaaataaatttgaAGTGTTAGAAGACTATGTTAATAGTGATAAGTATAAAATTAGGTACAATGATAAGAGAagatatgaaaaaaatgaagaagacGAAGggaattatatttttcagAATATtagtaaaataaaaattgtaaataaatattatagtGCAGACGTTATAATTTCATCATGtatttataacaaaatattaaatgttgaaaaagaaatacatatagataatatacCATATGAAAgcataatatttttatttgacgattttaatagaaaagaaaaaaatataattaataataatccgtttagaaattataataatgaagattgcatcgaatatataaaagatgaaaaaaatggGAATAGGATAAGAAATGCAAACTTTGATTTTtcaaatttatataaagatatagGTATTAAAATTGCAATATTTCCTTTGTCCTTtcaagaagaaaaaaatacggatatactttatttttttagtgaatattttattgaagctttatatataaattataatttaacaAATATTGAACATGAAATTCCGGATGAACAAGAAGATAATATACATgagaataaaaatgaaaataaaaataaaaataaaaacataatcaaaaataaatttgaAGAATTTTATGAGGATGATGAACGTTTAGTTGAAGCATTACACTGTAATATGTGGAAAGGCTTACAAatgaaaaaggaaaatCTAATCATGCATGAAcatttagaaaataatcTACAAAACCAAGATAAAAAGGAAGAAGATAAAACAAAGAATAATGACCAAAGCGAGGATGAAAATAAAACGACACAAAATAGAGAAGtttatcaaaatatattaaaagcAGATCAAACTGAATTAAAGAACCCAAAGgacaaaaataatattgaacATAAGAAggaagaacaaaaaaaatctCACGTTCAGAAggaagaacaaaaaaattgtCAAGTTCAGAAggaagaacaaaaaaattgtCAAGTTCAGAAggaagaacaaaaaaaatccCAAATTCAGAAGGAAGATTTGTTCATGCAAAATTTTAACAAAATtgtagaaaaaataaaacaagttaaaattgaaaatacaaattgtaataatgataatgttagaagaaaaaaagcTGAAGAATTAATACTCGAATTACAACAATATTTTTGTGACATGgatgaataa
- a CDS encoding cytosolic preribosomal GTP-binding protein, putative, which translates to MSILQKIADIEAEMAKTQKNKATNYHLGLLKAKLSKLKAQLIEGGTKGGGEGEGFDVSKTGDARIGLVGFPSVGKSTLLNKLTGTFSEVASYEFTTLTCVPGIFKYKGAKMQLLDLPGIIEGAKDGKGRGKQVIAVAKSCSLILIVLDVLKPLTYKKIIEKELEGFGIRLNKKPPNIIFQKKDKGGINITHTVPLNNLDEDMIKSICHEYRIINANISIRCEATVDDIIDVIEGNRLYVPCIYVLNKVDQITMEELNLVTKLPHNVPISAHLEWNLDGLLEAIWNYLDLVRIYTKPKGQIPDYESPVILKKEKCKVENFCKKIHRSLVQQLKYALVWGKSVKHNPQKVGKDHELNDEDVVQLVKK; encoded by the coding sequence atgtCGATCTTACAAAAGATTGCCGATATTGAAGCCGAAATGGCCAAAACCCAAAAAAACAAAGCTACGAATTACCATCTAGGGTTATTGAAAGCTAAATTATCAAAATTAAAAGCTCAGTTAATTGAAGGAGGTACAAAAGGAGGAGGAGAAGGAGAAGGTTTTGATGTATCCAAAACAGGAGATGCAAGAATTGGTTTGGTTGGATTTCCATCTGTAGGGAAGTCTactttattaaataaattaacaGGTACCTTTTCTGAAGTAGCATCATATGAATTTACTACCTTAACTTGTGTACCAggtatatttaaatataaaggaGCAAAAATGCAATTATTAGATCTTCCTGGTATAATTGAAGGAGCAAAGGATGGGAAGGGAAGAGGTAAACAAGTTATAGCTGTAGCCAAAAGCTGTTCTTTAATTCTAATCGTTTTAGATGTATTAAAACcattaacatataaaaaaattatagaaaaagaattaGAAGGATTTGGTATAAGGCTAAATAAAAAACCAccaaatattattttccaaaaaaaagataaaggAGGTATTAATATTACACATACTGTAccattaaataatttagaTGAAGATATGATTAAATCAATTTGTCATGAATACAGAATTATAAATGCAAATATTTCTATAAGATGTGAAGCCACTGTAGATGATATTATAGATGTTATAGAAGGAAATCGTTTGTATGTACCATGCatttatgtattaaatAAAGTTGATCAAATAACAATGGAAGAATTAAATCTTGTAACCAAACTACCCCATAACGTTCCTATTTCGGCTCATTTAGAATGGAATCTAGATGGACTCCTAGAAGCTATATGGAATTATCTAGATTTAGTTCgtatatatacaaaacCGAAAGGACAAATACCAGATTATGAATCTCCTgttattttgaaaaaagaaaaatgtaaaGTTGAAAACTTctgtaaaaaaatacacaGATCTTTAGTACAACAATTAAAATATGCCCTCGTATGGGGAAAGTCGGTCAAGCATAATCCTCAAAAAGTGGGTAAGGACCACGAATTGAATGACGAGGATGTGGTTCAATTGGTCAAAAAGTAA
- a CDS encoding hypothetical protein (conserved Plasmodium protein, unknown function) — translation MEGLYDKYDLRNNNISLLEMSSEEDLKVNIINNNKNLVEYYNNILKNKQTLTNVTYFNMDITDDIVEMNNAFSDPLKINEEPDDNVEYKINQFLSLYNKPSSGTKVLYDNMDITVHCEQYEQN, via the coding sequence ATGGAAGGActatatgataaatatgatttgagaaataataatatttctttacTTGAAATGTCATCTGAAGAAGATTTAaaagtaaatataataaataataataagaacTTAGTTGagtattataataacatattaaaaaataaacaaacGTTAACTAATgttacatattttaatatggACATAACAGATGATATTGTCGAAATGAATAATGCATTTTCCGATCCTCTcaaaataaatgaagaacCTGATGATAATGttgaatataaaattaatcAATTTTTATCGTTATATAACAAACCATCATCAGGAACTAAGGTTTTGTATGATAATATGGATATAACCGTACATTGTGAACAATATGAACAGAATTAA